Proteins co-encoded in one Streptomyces sp. JH34 genomic window:
- the thrC gene encoding threonine synthase, with protein MTSKGTHQWRGIIEEYRDRLPVTSTTPVVTLREGGTPLVPAQVLSERTGCEVHLKVEGANPTGSFKDRGMTMAITRAKEEGAQAVICASTGNTSASAAAYAVRAGMVCAVLVPRGKIALGKMGQALVHGAKILQVDGNFDDCLTLARSLSDNYPVALVNSVNPVRIEGQKTAAFEIVDALGDAPDIHVLPVGNAGNITAYWKGYKEYAGDAISTHTPRMWGFQASGSAPIVRGEIVKDPATIATAIRIGNPASWQFALDARDESGGFIDEVTDRQILSAYRLLASQEGVFVEPASAASVAGLLKAADEGKVDPGQKIVCTVTGNGLKDPDWAVAGAPQPVTVPVDAVAAAERLGLA; from the coding sequence ATGACCAGCAAGGGCACCCACCAGTGGCGCGGCATCATCGAGGAGTACCGGGACCGTCTTCCGGTCACGAGCACCACACCGGTCGTCACACTCCGTGAGGGCGGCACGCCGCTCGTCCCGGCGCAGGTTCTCTCCGAGCGCACGGGCTGCGAGGTGCACCTCAAGGTCGAGGGCGCCAACCCGACGGGTTCGTTCAAGGACCGCGGTATGACGATGGCGATCACCCGGGCGAAGGAGGAGGGCGCGCAGGCCGTCATCTGCGCCTCCACCGGAAACACGTCCGCCTCCGCCGCCGCGTACGCCGTGCGCGCCGGCATGGTCTGCGCCGTCCTCGTGCCGCGCGGCAAGATCGCGCTCGGCAAGATGGGGCAGGCCCTCGTCCACGGCGCGAAGATCCTCCAGGTCGACGGCAACTTCGACGACTGTCTGACCCTGGCCCGCAGCCTCTCGGACAACTACCCCGTGGCGCTGGTCAATTCGGTGAACCCGGTCCGCATCGAGGGCCAGAAGACCGCCGCGTTCGAGATCGTCGACGCGCTCGGCGACGCCCCCGACATCCACGTCCTGCCGGTGGGCAACGCGGGCAACATCACGGCCTACTGGAAGGGTTACAAGGAGTACGCGGGGGACGCGATCTCCACGCACACCCCCCGCATGTGGGGCTTCCAGGCCTCCGGCTCCGCGCCGATCGTCCGCGGCGAGATCGTCAAGGACCCGGCGACCATCGCCACCGCGATCCGCATCGGCAACCCGGCGTCCTGGCAGTTCGCGCTGGACGCGCGGGACGAGTCCGGTGGCTTCATCGATGAGGTGACGGACCGTCAGATCCTGTCGGCGTACCGCCTGTTGGCCTCCCAGGAGGGCGTCTTCGTCGAGCCCGCCTCGGCGGCGTCCGTGGCCGGTCTGCTCAAGGCCGCCGACGAGGGCAAGGTCGACCCCGGGCAGAAGATCGTCTGCACCGTCACGGGCAACGGGCTGAAGGACCCCGACTGGGCCGTCGCGGGTGCCCCGCAGCCGGTCACCGTCCCGGTCGACGCCGTGGCCGCGGCGGAGAGGCTGGGCCTCGCGTAG
- a CDS encoding homoserine dehydrogenase codes for MMRTRPLKVALLGCGVVGTEVARIMTTHADDLAARIGAPVELAGVAVRRPSKVREGIDPALITTDATALVKRGDIDVVVEVIGGIEPARTLITTAFEHGAGVVSANKALLAEDGSALHAAAAKHGRDLYYEAAVAGAIPLVRPLRESLAGDKVNRVLGIVNGTTNFILDKMDTSGAGYSEALDEATALGYAEADPTADVEGFDAAAKAAILAGIAFHTRVQIGEVHREGITEVTAADIASARRMGCTVKLLAICERAADGRSVTARVHPAMIPLSHPLASVREAYNAVFVEAEAAGQLMFYGPGAGGSPTASAVLGDLVAVCRNIVGATTGPGESAYTRLPVSPMGDVVTRYHISLDVADKPGVLAQVATVFAEQDVSIDTVRQQVRQDGSGEASLVVVTHRAPDAALSGTVEALRKLDTVRGVASIMRVEGE; via the coding sequence ATGATGCGTACGCGACCGCTGAAGGTGGCGCTGCTGGGCTGTGGAGTGGTCGGCACAGAGGTGGCGCGCATCATGACGACGCACGCCGACGACCTCGCCGCGCGTATCGGCGCGCCGGTCGAGCTCGCCGGTGTCGCCGTCCGCCGGCCGTCCAAGGTGCGCGAGGGCATCGACCCCGCGCTGATCACCACCGATGCGACCGCCCTGGTCAAACGGGGTGACATCGACGTCGTCGTCGAGGTCATCGGAGGCATCGAGCCGGCCCGGACGCTCATCACGACCGCCTTCGAGCACGGCGCCGGCGTGGTCTCGGCCAACAAGGCGCTGCTCGCCGAGGACGGCTCCGCGCTCCACGCCGCCGCCGCGAAGCACGGCAGGGACCTCTACTACGAGGCGGCCGTGGCGGGCGCCATCCCGCTCGTACGCCCGCTGCGTGAGTCCCTCGCGGGGGACAAGGTCAACCGGGTGCTCGGCATCGTCAACGGCACGACCAACTTCATCCTCGACAAGATGGACACGAGCGGCGCCGGGTACTCCGAAGCCCTCGACGAGGCCACCGCCCTCGGGTACGCCGAGGCCGACCCGACCGCCGACGTGGAGGGCTTCGACGCCGCCGCGAAGGCCGCCATCCTCGCGGGGATCGCCTTCCACACCCGGGTCCAGATCGGTGAGGTGCACCGCGAGGGCATCACCGAGGTCACCGCCGCGGACATCGCCTCCGCGCGCCGCATGGGCTGCACCGTCAAGCTCCTCGCCATCTGCGAGCGCGCCGCCGACGGCAGGTCCGTCACCGCCCGCGTGCACCCCGCGATGATCCCCCTCAGCCACCCGCTGGCCTCCGTGCGCGAGGCGTACAACGCGGTCTTCGTCGAGGCGGAGGCCGCCGGGCAGCTGATGTTCTACGGCCCCGGCGCGGGCGGCTCACCGACCGCGTCCGCCGTCCTGGGCGACCTGGTCGCCGTCTGCCGCAACATCGTCGGGGCGACCACCGGCCCCGGTGAGTCCGCCTACACGCGCCTGCCCGTCAGCCCCATGGGCGACGTCGTCACGCGCTACCACATCAGTCTCGACGTGGCCGACAAGCCTGGCGTGCTCGCCCAGGTCGCGACGGTCTTCGCCGAACAGGACGTATCCATCGATACGGTCCGCCAGCAAGTCCGACAGGACGGCAGCGGCGAGGCATCCCTCGTCGTCGTCACCCACCGCGCGCCCGACGCCGCCCTCTCCGGGACCGTCGAAGCGCTGCGCAAGCTGGACACCGTGCGCGGTGTCGCCAGCATCATGCGTGTTGAAGGGGAGTAA
- the lysA gene encoding diaminopimelate decarboxylase encodes MSRSAHPAGPRHADVLPEGHYTAPATDLNELDPKVWSRTVTRDADGALTVGGIEVARLAEEFGTPAYFLDESDFRARCRAWADAFGADADVFYAGKAFLSRAVVRWLKEEGLNLDVCSGGELATALDAGMPAENIAFHGNNKTVAEIERAVEAGVGRIVLDSFQEIARVSHIAQRLGTRQRVQIRVTVGVEAHTHEFIATAHEDQKFGIALADGQAAEAVRRALTLDGLELIGIHSHIGSQIFDMAGFEVSARRVVQLLAEVRDEHGVELPEIDLGGGLGIAYTSEDDPREPHEIAKALSGIVTRECESAGLRTPRISVEPGRAIVGPTAFTLYEVGTIKPLEGLRTYVSVDGGMSDNIRTALYDAEYSVALVSRTSDAEPMLVRVVGKHCESGDIVVKDAFLPADLAPGDLIAVPATGAYCRSMASNYNHALRPPVVAVRDGRARVIVRRETEEDLLRLDVG; translated from the coding sequence ATGAGCCGATCCGCACACCCCGCCGGGCCCCGTCACGCCGACGTCCTCCCCGAGGGCCACTACACCGCCCCGGCCACCGACCTGAACGAGCTGGACCCGAAGGTCTGGTCCCGCACGGTCACCCGTGACGCGGACGGTGCGCTCACGGTAGGCGGGATCGAAGTCGCCCGGCTGGCCGAGGAGTTCGGGACGCCGGCGTACTTCCTGGACGAGTCCGACTTCCGGGCGCGCTGCCGTGCCTGGGCCGATGCCTTCGGGGCGGACGCCGATGTCTTCTACGCGGGGAAGGCCTTCCTGTCGCGCGCCGTGGTGCGCTGGCTCAAGGAGGAGGGGCTGAACCTGGACGTGTGCTCCGGCGGCGAGCTGGCCACGGCGCTGGACGCCGGGATGCCCGCCGAGAACATCGCCTTCCACGGCAACAACAAGACCGTCGCCGAGATCGAGCGGGCCGTCGAGGCGGGCGTAGGGCGGATCGTGCTCGACTCCTTCCAGGAGATCGCCCGCGTCTCCCACATCGCCCAGCGGCTCGGTACGCGCCAGCGCGTGCAGATCCGCGTCACGGTCGGCGTCGAGGCCCACACCCACGAGTTCATCGCCACCGCGCACGAGGACCAGAAGTTCGGCATCGCGCTGGCGGACGGACAGGCGGCCGAGGCGGTCCGCAGGGCGCTGACCCTGGACGGCCTGGAACTCATCGGCATCCACTCGCACATCGGCTCGCAGATCTTCGACATGGCCGGCTTCGAGGTCTCCGCACGGCGCGTCGTGCAGCTTCTCGCCGAGGTCCGTGACGAGCACGGCGTCGAGCTCCCCGAGATCGACCTGGGCGGCGGCCTCGGCATCGCGTACACCTCCGAGGACGACCCCCGCGAGCCGCACGAGATCGCCAAGGCGCTCTCCGGCATCGTGACCCGGGAGTGCGAGTCGGCCGGCCTGCGGACCCCGCGCATCTCCGTCGAGCCGGGCCGGGCGATCGTCGGCCCCACCGCCTTCACGCTGTACGAGGTCGGCACCATCAAGCCGCTCGAGGGCCTGCGGACGTACGTGAGCGTCGACGGCGGGATGTCGGACAACATCCGCACCGCGCTCTACGACGCCGAGTACAGCGTCGCCCTCGTCTCGCGCACCTCCGACGCGGAACCCATGCTCGTACGCGTCGTCGGCAAGCACTGCGAGAGCGGTGACATCGTGGTCAAGGACGCGTTCCTGCCTGCCGACCTGGCGCCCGGCGACCTGATCGCGGTGCCCGCCACCGGTGCGTACTGCCGCTCCATGGCCAGCAACTACAACCACGCCCTGCGCCCGCCCGTCGTCGCCGTGCGTGACGGACGGGCCCGGGTCATCGTCCGGCGTGAGACGGAGGAAGATCTCCTGCGTCTCGATGTCGGCTGA
- the nrtL gene encoding ArgS-related anticodon-binding protein NrtL, with the protein MTPADLSRTVLHAVRRAVDEDALRAPVPARVRVERTRPGGSGDYACAVALQLAGHAALPAREVAALLRDRVVGAPGIGRVEITGPGFLNFTLDASAGAEARAARVREVLDAGLRYGRVTTEAGRLHRLHHPPEVRAAVLAQSVARLLRTQGGQVLVGCTEETDPRWEDLGVRVGLRYGAEESAGIRPVPARATAAALLDRLGRDAALWGLQRPAAHDHATLGDDLLVQGEPNPLFLVRYAHARARALLREGERFGLTAAYETDVDAPALHAALADHPGVLAAAALHHAPDRVARHLETVADAFFDFHATTPPLPVGDEKPSAAHRSRLALAEAAGKVLAGGLFVLGISAPPHL; encoded by the coding sequence GTGACACCCGCAGATCTCTCCAGGACCGTGCTGCACGCTGTGCGCCGCGCGGTCGACGAGGACGCCCTGCGCGCGCCGGTGCCCGCGCGCGTGCGGGTCGAGCGGACACGGCCCGGCGGCAGCGGCGACTACGCCTGCGCCGTGGCCCTGCAACTGGCGGGCCACGCGGCGCTCCCCGCACGCGAGGTGGCCGCACTGCTGAGGGACCGGGTCGTCGGCGCTCCCGGGATCGGACGGGTCGAGATCACCGGGCCGGGCTTCCTGAACTTCACGCTCGACGCCTCCGCCGGTGCCGAGGCCCGCGCCGCCCGTGTGCGCGAGGTGCTCGACGCGGGCCTGCGGTACGGGCGGGTCACCACCGAGGCCGGGCGGCTCCACCGCCTCCACCACCCGCCTGAGGTCAGGGCCGCCGTCCTCGCGCAGAGCGTGGCGCGCCTGCTGCGCACCCAGGGCGGCCAGGTGCTCGTCGGCTGCACCGAGGAGACCGACCCCCGCTGGGAGGACCTCGGCGTCCGGGTCGGCCTGCGGTACGGGGCCGAGGAGAGCGCCGGGATCCGTCCCGTCCCGGCCCGTGCGACCGCCGCCGCCCTGCTCGACCGCCTCGGACGCGACGCCGCGCTGTGGGGGCTGCAGCGGCCCGCAGCCCATGACCACGCGACCCTCGGCGACGACCTCCTCGTGCAGGGGGAGCCCAACCCGCTCTTCCTGGTCCGCTACGCCCACGCCCGCGCCCGTGCCCTCCTGCGTGAGGGAGAGCGGTTCGGCCTCACCGCCGCGTACGAGACCGACGTCGACGCGCCCGCGCTGCACGCCGCGCTCGCCGACCACCCCGGGGTGCTCGCCGCCGCCGCGCTCCACCACGCGCCCGACCGCGTCGCCCGGCACCTCGAGACCGTCGCGGACGCCTTCTTCGACTTCCACGCCACGACCCCGCCGCTCCCCGTCGGCGACGAGAAACCCTCGGCCGCCCACCGCTCCCGGCTGGCCCTTGCCGAAGCCGCCGGGAAGGTGCTGGCAGGCGGCCTGTTCGTGCTCGGCATCAGCGCGCCCCCACACCTCTGA
- a CDS encoding response regulator, giving the protein MSGAYGRVLVVDDNKVIRQLIRVNLELEGFEVVTAADGVECLDLVHEVCPDVITLDVAMPRLDGLQTAARLRADPTTGHLPVAVISACTPCEVAAGVDAFLAKPFEPSELVRMVRRLARREDAARSGSRRGAGTARSATG; this is encoded by the coding sequence GTGTCAGGGGCGTACGGCCGCGTGCTTGTTGTGGACGACAACAAGGTCATCCGGCAGCTGATCAGGGTCAATCTCGAGCTGGAGGGCTTCGAGGTCGTGACCGCGGCCGACGGCGTCGAGTGCCTGGACCTGGTGCACGAGGTCTGCCCGGATGTGATCACTCTCGACGTGGCGATGCCCCGGCTCGACGGCCTGCAGACCGCTGCCCGGCTGCGCGCCGATCCGACGACCGGGCATCTGCCGGTGGCCGTCATCAGCGCCTGCACCCCCTGCGAGGTGGCCGCCGGGGTCGACGCGTTCCTGGCGAAACCCTTCGAGCCGAGCGAGCTGGTGCGGATGGTGCGCCGTCTCGCCCGCCGGGAGGACGCGGCGCGCTCCGGCAGCAGGCGGGGTGCGGGGACGGCCAGGAGTGCGACCGGCTGA
- a CDS encoding DUF262 domain-containing protein: MATETFSIDKRPLQGLLGQVEAGKIQLPEFQRGWVWPWPNIASLLASVSLNYPIGTVMLLQGGGDVRFKYRPIEGAAPGRQVQPESLILDGQQRLTSLFQSLAMNSPVETQDERKRRVRGWFYVDMVKAIDENEDREEAIRFIPPSRKVVNFRGEILEDYSTRELEYQHRVFPLRCLFDNSWGDGFARHCNFAPEAMELWYRFRDSFIKSFDLYHFPVIELGKGTPRQAVCQVFEKVNTGGVTLTVFELLTATYAADEFDLRRHWHECRSAWEAPEYAILKDVSNTDFLQAVTLLATAERRRREVEAGTDEERLPRIGCKRKEMLVLGLEDYKRYAPDVVAGFKAAAKFLRQQFVFDTRFLPYGTQLIPLAAIFALAGKDAETAGAQEKLARWYWCGVFGELYGGTTETRFNLDLPDVVDWIRGSTQEPRTVTQAQFAASRLLTLRTRQSAAYKGIYALLLKAGATDWRTGEKAEVSVYFDEAMDIHHIFPQAWCQKNGHERSVYNSIVNKAPLTARTNRIIGGHAPSDYLQRLAKAAETSPESVERRIRTHLADPGLMRADDFDAFFEGRRRVLQEHISTAMGKPVVDDHIPGQRPGEAIQAAENELQNGVPFPAVP; the protein is encoded by the coding sequence GTGGCGACAGAGACCTTCAGCATCGACAAGCGGCCTTTGCAGGGCCTGCTGGGTCAGGTCGAGGCGGGGAAGATCCAGTTGCCCGAGTTCCAGCGTGGCTGGGTCTGGCCCTGGCCCAACATCGCGAGTCTGCTGGCCTCGGTGTCCCTCAACTACCCGATCGGCACGGTGATGCTGCTCCAGGGTGGCGGGGATGTCCGGTTCAAGTACAGGCCGATCGAGGGGGCGGCCCCGGGCAGGCAGGTACAACCGGAATCGCTGATTCTGGATGGACAGCAGCGGCTCACCTCGCTGTTCCAGTCACTCGCGATGAACAGCCCGGTGGAGACCCAGGACGAGCGCAAACGCCGGGTGCGTGGCTGGTTCTACGTCGACATGGTCAAGGCGATCGACGAGAACGAGGATCGCGAGGAGGCGATCCGGTTCATCCCTCCCTCACGCAAGGTGGTCAACTTCCGGGGCGAGATCCTTGAGGATTATTCGACCCGGGAGCTCGAGTACCAGCACCGCGTTTTCCCGTTGCGATGTCTCTTCGACAACTCATGGGGCGACGGCTTCGCCCGCCACTGCAATTTCGCACCGGAGGCGATGGAGCTCTGGTACCGCTTCCGCGACAGCTTCATCAAGTCATTCGACCTCTACCACTTCCCGGTCATCGAACTCGGCAAGGGCACCCCACGTCAGGCGGTCTGCCAGGTCTTCGAGAAGGTCAACACGGGGGGAGTCACCCTCACCGTCTTCGAGTTGCTGACGGCGACGTACGCCGCCGACGAGTTCGATCTGCGGCGGCACTGGCACGAGTGCCGTTCTGCCTGGGAAGCACCCGAATACGCCATCCTGAAAGACGTCTCCAACACCGACTTCCTTCAGGCGGTCACTCTCCTCGCCACTGCCGAGCGTCGACGCCGGGAGGTAGAGGCCGGCACGGACGAGGAGCGTCTGCCGCGCATCGGGTGCAAGCGCAAGGAGATGCTCGTGCTGGGCCTGGAGGACTACAAGCGGTACGCCCCCGATGTCGTCGCAGGCTTCAAGGCCGCCGCCAAATTCCTGCGCCAGCAGTTCGTCTTCGATACCCGATTCCTGCCGTACGGCACGCAGCTCATCCCCCTCGCGGCGATCTTCGCCCTTGCCGGCAAGGACGCGGAGACCGCGGGTGCACAGGAGAAGCTGGCCCGCTGGTACTGGTGCGGGGTGTTCGGCGAGCTGTACGGCGGCACAACCGAGACCCGGTTCAACCTCGACCTCCCCGACGTCGTCGACTGGATCCGCGGATCGACTCAGGAGCCCCGTACGGTCACCCAGGCGCAGTTCGCGGCGAGCCGCCTGCTGACCCTTCGGACTCGACAGAGCGCCGCCTACAAGGGGATCTACGCGCTCCTGCTCAAGGCGGGCGCGACGGACTGGCGTACGGGGGAGAAGGCGGAGGTGAGCGTCTACTTCGACGAGGCGATGGACATCCATCACATCTTCCCGCAGGCCTGGTGCCAGAAGAACGGACACGAGCGCTCCGTCTACAACTCCATCGTCAACAAGGCACCCTTGACGGCACGGACCAACCGGATCATCGGTGGCCACGCACCGTCCGACTATCTGCAGCGGCTCGCCAAGGCGGCTGAGACCAGTCCGGAGAGCGTGGAGCGGCGTATCAGGACGCACCTCGCGGACCCCGGGCTCATGCGGGCCGACGACTTCGACGCCTTCTTCGAGGGGCGGAGGAGGGTGCTCCAGGAACACATCTCCACGGCGATGGGAAAGCCGGTGGTCGACGACCACATTCCGGGACAGCGGCCCGGGGAGGCGATCCAGGCGGCGGAGAACGAACTGCAGAACGGCGTCCCGTTTCCCGCAGTTCCCTGA
- a CDS encoding UvrD-helicase domain-containing protein, with translation MTVTGAPRTGVTLRLLDKADKEIIKLDRTVLGAFYKFQHDFRRNPEAGGFDLKQLEGHDRLWSARVNREWRALMIRLGGDDWLLVSVKHRSHVHKNMDRLNYGINHITGAIEYVDLQVVEENVQRVEPAPTAVPARKPAPGKPVEEPLFAAFTDEQLADLGVAGPLIPIVRKLTTDDELLGLAEYAPRHTGEVLLRLRDGVPYDAVMDQVTAPVAVSEPEQTFDADDWQAAVDRSQTVVITDDESLQSILEEGDFGRWKIFLHPTQEKVVHRRYSGPARVGGGPGTGKTIVALHRVCHLVRALPPGRNKPVLLTTFNKNLAADLRARLLSLGGPDVLARVDITHVDQLATRLVSEADPGSAKRRIDDATALREWRELLVEAGENRWSAEFLSDEWNQVILGQAVTSRSDYFAARRAGRGRSVTRVERAGIWQLAERFTQRLETKGLETHRQVAERAARLEIARKARIDRRSGERDDRGGLDNLHVEAGSGAWLRYRYRHIVVDEAQDLSAAHWKMLRAMVASEPDDIFLVGDTHQRIYDNQVTLGSLGVHIRGRSSRLSLSYRTTREILRDAVRVLDEGEYDDLDGGSETIAGYRSVLHGSSPSLQGAHSWDEEMDLVVAQLRAWHDVPRESTAICVPTNDMVTQLADRLARRGITPTEITQDGPRNDQGVHIGTMYRFKGLEYRCLIIAGVAEGLVPRTSVDAWERTDPSRHRRELHRARSLLFVAATRARDALAITWHGEPSRFLSPLLPGR, from the coding sequence ATGACGGTCACCGGCGCGCCCAGGACCGGCGTGACCCTGCGTCTGCTGGACAAGGCCGACAAGGAAATCATCAAACTGGACCGCACCGTGCTCGGCGCGTTCTACAAGTTCCAGCACGACTTCCGCCGCAACCCGGAAGCCGGCGGCTTCGACCTCAAGCAACTGGAAGGCCACGACCGTCTCTGGTCCGCCCGCGTCAACCGTGAGTGGCGGGCCCTGATGATCCGCCTCGGTGGTGACGACTGGCTCCTCGTCTCGGTCAAGCACCGCAGCCACGTCCACAAGAACATGGACCGGCTCAATTACGGCATCAACCACATCACGGGTGCCATCGAGTACGTGGATCTCCAGGTCGTCGAGGAGAACGTACAGCGCGTAGAGCCCGCTCCGACCGCGGTTCCCGCCCGGAAACCCGCTCCGGGCAAGCCGGTCGAGGAGCCTCTCTTCGCCGCGTTCACCGACGAACAGCTCGCAGACCTCGGCGTCGCCGGACCGCTCATCCCGATCGTCCGGAAACTCACCACGGACGACGAGCTGCTCGGTCTCGCCGAGTACGCGCCCCGCCACACCGGGGAAGTCCTTCTCCGGCTGCGCGACGGCGTCCCCTACGACGCGGTCATGGACCAAGTCACCGCGCCCGTCGCCGTGAGTGAGCCCGAGCAGACCTTCGACGCCGATGACTGGCAGGCGGCCGTCGACCGCTCCCAGACCGTGGTCATCACCGACGACGAGTCCTTGCAGAGCATCCTGGAGGAAGGCGACTTCGGCCGGTGGAAGATCTTCCTCCACCCCACCCAGGAAAAGGTGGTGCATCGTCGGTACTCAGGCCCGGCACGAGTGGGAGGCGGGCCGGGAACCGGCAAGACGATCGTCGCCCTCCACCGCGTGTGCCACCTGGTGCGAGCCCTCCCGCCCGGCCGCAACAAGCCGGTCCTGCTCACCACGTTCAACAAGAACCTCGCCGCGGACCTGCGGGCGCGGCTCCTCTCGCTCGGCGGCCCCGACGTACTCGCCCGGGTCGACATCACCCACGTCGACCAGCTTGCGACCCGGCTCGTCAGCGAGGCCGACCCGGGCAGCGCCAAGCGGCGGATCGACGACGCGACGGCCTTGCGTGAATGGCGCGAACTGCTGGTGGAGGCGGGAGAAAACCGCTGGAGCGCGGAGTTCCTCAGCGACGAGTGGAACCAGGTGATCCTCGGCCAGGCCGTGACGTCCCGGAGTGACTACTTCGCCGCCCGGCGCGCGGGCCGGGGCCGCAGTGTCACACGCGTCGAACGAGCCGGCATCTGGCAGCTGGCAGAACGCTTCACCCAGCGCCTGGAGACCAAAGGGCTGGAGACGCACCGTCAGGTAGCCGAGCGGGCAGCCCGGCTGGAGATCGCCCGTAAGGCCAGGATCGACCGGCGGTCGGGGGAGCGTGACGACCGAGGAGGCCTGGACAACCTCCACGTCGAAGCCGGCTCGGGCGCCTGGTTGCGCTATCGCTACCGGCACATCGTGGTCGACGAGGCGCAGGACCTCAGCGCCGCCCACTGGAAGATGCTGCGCGCCATGGTGGCGTCCGAGCCCGACGACATCTTCCTCGTCGGCGACACCCACCAGCGGATCTACGACAACCAGGTCACGCTCGGAAGTCTCGGCGTCCACATCCGGGGCCGGTCCTCCCGTTTGTCCTTGAGCTACCGCACCACGCGCGAGATCCTGCGCGACGCCGTACGGGTTCTGGACGAGGGGGAGTACGACGACCTCGACGGCGGCTCCGAGACGATCGCGGGATACCGCTCGGTCCTCCACGGTTCGAGCCCGTCCCTGCAGGGCGCACACAGCTGGGACGAGGAGATGGACCTCGTCGTCGCTCAACTGCGTGCCTGGCACGACGTACCCCGTGAGTCGACGGCGATCTGCGTTCCGACGAACGACATGGTCACCCAGCTCGCGGACCGGCTTGCCCGGCGAGGCATCACCCCGACCGAGATCACGCAGGACGGGCCGCGGAACGACCAAGGCGTTCACATCGGCACGATGTACCGGTTCAAAGGACTGGAGTACCGCTGCCTGATCATCGCCGGTGTGGCCGAGGGGCTCGTGCCCCGTACCTCCGTGGATGCGTGGGAGCGTACTGATCCGAGCCGCCACCGGCGTGAACTGCACCGGGCGCGCTCGTTGCTCTTCGTCGCGGCCACCCGGGCCCGTGACGCACTCGCCATCACCTGGCACGGTGAGCCGAGCCGTTTCCTTTCACCGCTGCTTCCTGGAAGGTGA